In Fluviicola taffensis DSM 16823, the following are encoded in one genomic region:
- a CDS encoding tetratricopeptide repeat protein, protein MKQNLLSAICLLLLPYLAYSQTEKQLDSIIQVCSKMKNDTNKVIFQNQISWSFKYSHPDLMEKLLRDNIQLSKKLKFDSGTALAYKNLGILMDEAGNMPKSIENYQLAIRYYKKANDEMGVAKSEANIGILYRDLKRNTEAIAKFRESNKIFIKNGFLQGQLIIYENLSICYEFMNKLDSATVNIKKAMEIMNELKTVDPHVYGNYANIFMKQKNYPKAIEYYEKAIEILGSDSRGITWTDNLGLAYYYQKQYPKALPLFIESIENSHTIYNANTMATHMHLANLHYAMKDYKSAFDIQRTYLEIRDSIFSVENSKQLSELTKKYDSDKKKIQIENQKRQIKSEQTQKYIFAGSMVVFIGLGFLLFRSLKQKNKATKIILEQKNIVENQKDALEFKNREILDSITYAKRLQDAILPAVDYWHKTLPESFILYKPKDIVAGDFYWLESHTVSNGTSSDEYLFFAAADCTGHGVPGAMVSVICCNALNRSVLEFDLIEPGKILDKTRELVISTFNKSVEDVKDGMDISLGCLNVRTKELLWSGANNPLWVVPAGSDEIIEWKADKQPIGTYAEEKPFKTHSMVLEPKTTIYLFTDGYADQFGGQNGKKFKYKQFKDSILAIHDRPMEEQKEHLETTFESWKGELEQVDDVCVIGIRI, encoded by the coding sequence ATGAAACAAAACTTACTTAGTGCTATTTGCCTATTACTTCTTCCATATCTTGCTTATTCGCAGACAGAAAAACAACTTGACTCTATCATTCAAGTTTGTTCAAAAATGAAAAACGACACGAATAAAGTCATTTTTCAAAACCAAATTTCTTGGAGTTTTAAGTATTCTCATCCAGATTTAATGGAAAAATTGCTTCGCGATAACATTCAGCTTTCAAAGAAATTAAAATTCGATTCAGGAACAGCCTTGGCTTACAAAAACCTCGGAATTCTAATGGATGAAGCTGGAAACATGCCTAAATCCATTGAAAATTACCAGCTCGCCATTCGTTACTATAAAAAGGCGAATGATGAAATGGGCGTTGCAAAAAGCGAGGCTAATATTGGGATTCTTTACCGCGATTTGAAACGAAATACAGAAGCCATTGCAAAGTTTCGAGAGTCCAATAAAATATTTATCAAAAATGGATTTTTACAAGGACAATTAATCATTTATGAAAATTTGAGTATTTGCTACGAATTCATGAACAAATTGGATTCTGCCACTGTCAACATTAAAAAAGCCATGGAAATTATGAATGAGCTTAAAACTGTAGACCCCCATGTTTACGGGAATTACGCCAATATTTTCATGAAACAAAAAAATTATCCGAAAGCCATCGAATACTATGAAAAAGCAATTGAAATATTGGGTTCAGATTCTCGGGGAATAACTTGGACAGATAATTTAGGTCTGGCTTACTACTATCAAAAACAATACCCAAAAGCATTGCCACTCTTTATAGAAAGCATTGAAAATTCGCACACAATCTACAACGCAAATACGATGGCAACTCACATGCATTTAGCTAATTTGCATTATGCCATGAAGGACTACAAAAGTGCATTTGATATTCAGCGAACTTACTTGGAAATTCGAGATTCAATTTTTTCAGTAGAAAATTCGAAGCAACTTTCAGAACTAACGAAAAAATACGATTCTGACAAGAAAAAAATTCAAATTGAGAACCAAAAGAGGCAAATCAAAAGCGAGCAAACTCAAAAGTACATCTTTGCTGGCAGCATGGTCGTTTTTATTGGATTAGGATTTTTATTATTTCGCTCGTTAAAACAAAAAAACAAAGCAACCAAAATCATCTTAGAACAAAAGAATATTGTTGAAAATCAGAAAGATGCTTTGGAGTTTAAGAACCGAGAAATCCTAGATTCCATCACGTATGCAAAAAGACTTCAAGATGCCATTCTTCCTGCGGTAGATTATTGGCACAAAACACTTCCAGAAAGTTTCATTTTGTACAAACCGAAAGACATCGTTGCTGGCGACTTTTATTGGCTGGAAAGCCATACTGTTTCTAATGGTACAAGTTCTGACGAATACTTGTTCTTCGCAGCAGCCGATTGCACAGGCCATGGGGTTCCAGGAGCAATGGTAAGCGTAATCTGTTGCAATGCATTGAACAGATCTGTTTTAGAATTTGATTTAATCGAACCAGGTAAAATATTGGATAAAACCAGAGAATTAGTTATTTCTACCTTCAATAAAAGTGTGGAAGATGTAAAAGATGGAATGGATATTAGCTTGGGTTGCTTGAATGTTAGAACGAAAGAATTACTTTGGTCTGGAGCAAACAATCCGCTGTGGGTTGTTCCTGCAGGTAGTGATGAAATTATTGAGTGGAAAGCCGACAAACAACCAATTGGAACCTATGCCGAAGAAAAACCATTCAAGACACATTCAATGGTGTTGGAGCCAAAAACAACCATCTATTTGTTTACCGATGGATATGCTGATCAGTTTGGTGGACAAAATGGTAAAAAATTCAAATACAAACAGTTTAAAGATTCCATTTTGGCTATTCACGATCGTCCAATGGAGGAACAAAAAGAGCATTTAGAAACGACTTTCGAAAGCTGGAAAGGCGA
- a CDS encoding lipase family protein: MKNKLFLIGFLVFVTHLSFAQLKSGYDKFEAMELLKVNFRFADSTAWDSMPGPERFELKYRSKTVGFDNKWDYWEDKAGVGVLSLRGTTGTFSSWGANFYAGMVPAKGWIKIGEKDTFNYELSKDPKALVHVGWTTALGCIWKDIDSLLFAQIDQGKKEFYITGHSQGGAIAYLLTAHLLIMKENGFIPADVQFKTYCSAAPKPGNLYFAYYYEKMTQAGWAYNTVNSLDWVPESPFSVQTVNDFNTVNPFKNAKKAIKKLPLIPRIVVKHMYNKLNRPTKKSQRQFEKYLGRKVGKLMTKNLKGFEPPQLAHSTDFTRCGNFIVLYPDTEYYQKFPQDPKVIFGNHMLEPYLLLLEKLPE; encoded by the coding sequence ATGAAAAACAAACTTTTTCTAATCGGTTTTCTTGTTTTTGTAACTCATTTGTCATTCGCTCAGTTGAAATCGGGATATGACAAATTTGAAGCAATGGAACTCTTAAAAGTCAATTTCCGGTTTGCAGACTCCACTGCTTGGGATTCTATGCCTGGTCCAGAACGTTTTGAATTGAAATACCGTTCAAAAACAGTTGGGTTCGACAATAAATGGGATTACTGGGAAGATAAAGCGGGAGTAGGGGTTTTGTCTTTAAGAGGAACAACGGGTACTTTTTCGAGTTGGGGAGCCAATTTCTATGCAGGAATGGTTCCTGCAAAAGGTTGGATAAAAATAGGAGAGAAGGATACGTTTAATTACGAATTGTCAAAAGATCCAAAAGCTTTGGTTCATGTAGGTTGGACAACTGCCTTGGGTTGTATTTGGAAAGATATTGATTCTTTACTTTTTGCTCAAATCGATCAAGGAAAGAAAGAGTTTTACATTACAGGTCATAGTCAGGGTGGGGCTATAGCGTATTTGTTGACTGCTCATTTGCTAATTATGAAAGAAAATGGATTTATTCCTGCGGATGTTCAGTTTAAAACGTATTGTAGTGCCGCTCCAAAACCAGGGAATTTATATTTTGCTTATTACTACGAAAAAATGACTCAGGCTGGTTGGGCTTACAATACTGTGAATTCGTTAGATTGGGTTCCTGAATCTCCTTTCTCGGTGCAAACAGTGAATGATTTCAATACCGTAAATCCATTTAAAAATGCCAAAAAAGCAATTAAAAAATTGCCTTTAATTCCTCGAATAGTAGTGAAGCACATGTATAATAAATTGAATAGACCAACGAAGAAATCGCAACGTCAATTTGAAAAATACTTGGGTCGGAAAGTGGGAAAATTAATGACCAAAAATTTAAAGGGTTTTGAACCACCTCAATTAGCTCATTCAACTGACTTCACCCGATGTGGAAATTTTATTGTCTTGTATCCTGATACAGAGTACTATCAGAAATTTCCCCAAGATCCGAAAGTTATTTTCGGAAATCACATGTTGGAACCTTATTTGTTGTTGTTGGAAAAGTTGCCGGAATAA